One stretch of Anguilla anguilla isolate fAngAng1 chromosome 5, fAngAng1.pri, whole genome shotgun sequence DNA includes these proteins:
- the acsl1a gene encoding long-chain-fatty-acid--CoA ligase 1a isoform X1: MQAQDLLRQLRMPEMGDMRQIVRSLPANTLMGMGAFAAITTYWYATRPRALKPPCDLSLQSVEIEGGEYARKSVLMEGDKPMTHFYDDAQTMYEVFLRGVQMSNNGPCLGSRKPNQPYEWLSYQEVADKAEYLGSALLHRGHSQDSDKFIGVFAQNRPEWTVAELACYTYSLVCVPLYDTLGTEAINYIIDKAAIATVVCDVADKAKLILDCVSGRKHSIRILILMEPFDADLVAKGKKCGIEIISMKEMEAIGRANHRKPAPPSPDDLAIICFTSGTTGNPKGAMLTHRNVVANCAAFIKITEVHCPLTRSDTHMSYLPLAHMFERVVQGVVLCHGGRIGYFQGDIRLLMDDLKTLRPTVFPVVPRLLNRMFDKIFGQANTPLKRWLLDFASRRKEAELRSGVVRRDSMWDKLIFSKVQASLGGRVRLMITGAAPVSPTVLTFLRAALGCQFYEGYGQTECTAGCTMSTPGDWTAGHVGPPLPCNFVKLVDVAEMNYFAANGEGEVCVKGPNVFQGYLKDDEKTKEAIDEDDWLHTGDIGKWLPNGTLKIVDRKKHIFKLAQGEYIAPEKIENIYIRSDPVAQAFVHGDSLQACLVAIIVPDSDFLPGWAKKKGIEGSYSELCKSKELKNAILEDIVSLGKAGGLKSFEQVKDITLHPEMFSVQNGLLTPTLKAKRNELRNYFREQIDELYSRIKM; this comes from the exons GGGGGCGAGTACGCCCGCAAGTCGGTGCTGATGGAGGGAGATAAGCCCATGACCCACTTCTACGACGACGCCCAGACCATGTACGAGGTCTTCCTCAGGGGCGTCCAAATGTCCA ATAATGGGCCCTGCCTAGGATCGCGGAAACCAAACCAGCCATACGAGTGGCTGTCCTACCAAGAG GTGGCAGACAAAGCTGAGTACCTGGGCTCCGCCCTGCTCCACAGAGGCCACTCCCAAGACAGCGACAAGTTCATCGGCGTCTTTGCACAGAACAGGCCTGAG TGGACAGTTGCAGAGCTGGCCTGCTATACATACTCCCTGGTGTGCGTCCCTCTATATGACACGCTGGGCACAGAGGCCATCAACTACATTATCGACAAAG ctgcCATAGCCACCGTGGTGTGTGACGTCGCTGACAAAGCCAAGCTGATCTTGGACTGCGTGTCGGGCCGGAAGCACTCCATCCGCATCCTCATTCTCATGGAGCCCTTCGACGCCGACCTGGTGGCCAAAGGGAAGAAGTGCGGCATTGAGATCATCAGTATGAAGGAAATGGAG GCTATTGGAAGAGCCAACCACAGGAAACCAGCG CCTCCCAGTCCTGATGACCTGGCCATCATCTGCTTCACCAGCGGGACTACAG GAAACCCAAAGGGAGCGATGCTGACGCACAGAAACGTGGTGGCCAACTGCGcagctttcattaaaataacCGAG GTGCACTGTCCGCTAACCCGAAGCGACACTCACATGTCCTACCTGCCCCTCGCCCACATGTTTGAGAGGGTGGTGCAG GGGGTGGTCCTGTGCCACGGGGGCCGTATCGGGTACTTCCAGGGGGACATTCGGCTCCTGATGGACGACCTGAAGACTCTGCGCCCCACTGTGTTCCCCGTGGTCCCCCGCCTGCTCAACCGCATGTTCGACAAG ATATTCGGGCAGGCCAACACCCCGCTGAAGAGGTGGCTGCTGGACTTTGCGTCCCGGCGGAAGGAGGCAGAGCTTCGGAGCGGGGTGGTGAGGAGGGACAGCATGTGGGACAAACTCATCTTCAGTAAAGTGCAG gccagtTTAGGAGGACGGGTGCGGCTCATGATCACCGGAGCGGCTCCCGTTTCCCCGACCGTGTTGACGTTCCTGCGTGCAGCGCTGGGTTGCCAG TTCTATGAAGGGTACGGCCAGACAGAGTGTACGGCAGGCTGTACGATGTCAACGCCTGGGGACTGGACTGCAG GTCACGTTGGACCTCCACTGCCCTGCAACTTTGTGAAGCTGGTGGATGTAGCTGAGATGAACTACTTTGCAGCcaatggagagggagag gtgtgtgtgaaaggaCCAAACGTTTTCCAGGGGTACCTGAAAGATgatgagaaaacaaaagaagcCATCGATGAGGATGACTGGCTCCATACCGGCGACATCGGGAAGTGGCTTCCG AACGGTACTCTGAAGATCGTGGACAggaagaaacacattttcaagcTGGCTCAGGGGGAGTACATCGCCCCAGAGAAGATCGAGAACATCTACATCCGCAGCGACCCCGTAGCGCAGGCCTTTGTTCATGGGGACAGTCtgcag GCGTGTCTGGTGGCCATCATCGTGCCGGACAGCGACTTCCTGCCCGGGTGGGCGAAGAAGAAGGGCATCGAGGGGTCGTACAGCGAGCTGTGCAAGAGCAAG GAGCTGAAAAACGCCATCTTGGAAGACATAGTGAGCCTGGGAAAAGCGGGAGGACTGAAGTCCTTTGAGCAG GTGAAGGACATCACCCTGCACCCCGAGATGTTCTCCGTGCAGAACGGCCTTCTCACGCCCACCCTCAAGGCCAAGCGCAACGAGCTCCGCAACTACTTCCGCGAGCAGATCGACGAGCTCTACTCCAGAATCAAGATGTAG
- the acsl1a gene encoding long-chain-fatty-acid--CoA ligase 1a isoform X2: MQAQDLLRQLRMPEMGDMRQIVRSLPANTLMGMGAFAAITTYWYATRPRALKPPCDLSLQSVEIEGGEYARKSVLMEGDKPMTHFYDDAQTMYEVFLRGVQMSNNGPCLGSRKPNQPYEWLSYQEVADKAEYLGSALLHRGHSQDSDKFIGVFAQNRPEWTVAELACYTYSLVCVPLYDTLGTEAINYIIDKAAIATVVCDVADKAKLILDCVSGRKHSIRILILMEPFDADLVAKGKKCGIEIISMKEMEAIGRANHRKPAPPSPDDLAIICFTSGTTGNPKGAMLTHRNVVANCAAFIKITEGRLCPSPDDVLISFLPLAHMFERVVEGVVLCHGGRIGYFQGDIRLLMDDLKTLRPTVFPVVPRLLNRMFDKIFGQANTPLKRWLLDFASRRKEAELRSGVVRRDSMWDKLIFSKVQASLGGRVRLMITGAAPVSPTVLTFLRAALGCQFYEGYGQTECTAGCTMSTPGDWTAGHVGPPLPCNFVKLVDVAEMNYFAANGEGEVCVKGPNVFQGYLKDDEKTKEAIDEDDWLHTGDIGKWLPNGTLKIVDRKKHIFKLAQGEYIAPEKIENIYIRSDPVAQAFVHGDSLQACLVAIIVPDSDFLPGWAKKKGIEGSYSELCKSKELKNAILEDIVSLGKAGGLKSFEQVKDITLHPEMFSVQNGLLTPTLKAKRNELRNYFREQIDELYSRIKM, translated from the exons GGGGGCGAGTACGCCCGCAAGTCGGTGCTGATGGAGGGAGATAAGCCCATGACCCACTTCTACGACGACGCCCAGACCATGTACGAGGTCTTCCTCAGGGGCGTCCAAATGTCCA ATAATGGGCCCTGCCTAGGATCGCGGAAACCAAACCAGCCATACGAGTGGCTGTCCTACCAAGAG GTGGCAGACAAAGCTGAGTACCTGGGCTCCGCCCTGCTCCACAGAGGCCACTCCCAAGACAGCGACAAGTTCATCGGCGTCTTTGCACAGAACAGGCCTGAG TGGACAGTTGCAGAGCTGGCCTGCTATACATACTCCCTGGTGTGCGTCCCTCTATATGACACGCTGGGCACAGAGGCCATCAACTACATTATCGACAAAG ctgcCATAGCCACCGTGGTGTGTGACGTCGCTGACAAAGCCAAGCTGATCTTGGACTGCGTGTCGGGCCGGAAGCACTCCATCCGCATCCTCATTCTCATGGAGCCCTTCGACGCCGACCTGGTGGCCAAAGGGAAGAAGTGCGGCATTGAGATCATCAGTATGAAGGAAATGGAG GCTATTGGAAGAGCCAACCACAGGAAACCAGCG CCTCCCAGTCCTGATGACCTGGCCATCATCTGCTTCACCAGCGGGACTACAG GAAACCCAAAGGGAGCGATGCTGACGCACAGAAACGTGGTGGCCAACTGCGcagctttcattaaaataacCGAG GGCCGGCTCTGCCCCAGCCCCGACGACGTCCTCATCTCCTTCCTGCCGCTGGCCCACATGTTTGAGCGGGTGGTGGAG GGGGTGGTCCTGTGCCACGGGGGCCGTATCGGGTACTTCCAGGGGGACATTCGGCTCCTGATGGACGACCTGAAGACTCTGCGCCCCACTGTGTTCCCCGTGGTCCCCCGCCTGCTCAACCGCATGTTCGACAAG ATATTCGGGCAGGCCAACACCCCGCTGAAGAGGTGGCTGCTGGACTTTGCGTCCCGGCGGAAGGAGGCAGAGCTTCGGAGCGGGGTGGTGAGGAGGGACAGCATGTGGGACAAACTCATCTTCAGTAAAGTGCAG gccagtTTAGGAGGACGGGTGCGGCTCATGATCACCGGAGCGGCTCCCGTTTCCCCGACCGTGTTGACGTTCCTGCGTGCAGCGCTGGGTTGCCAG TTCTATGAAGGGTACGGCCAGACAGAGTGTACGGCAGGCTGTACGATGTCAACGCCTGGGGACTGGACTGCAG GTCACGTTGGACCTCCACTGCCCTGCAACTTTGTGAAGCTGGTGGATGTAGCTGAGATGAACTACTTTGCAGCcaatggagagggagag gtgtgtgtgaaaggaCCAAACGTTTTCCAGGGGTACCTGAAAGATgatgagaaaacaaaagaagcCATCGATGAGGATGACTGGCTCCATACCGGCGACATCGGGAAGTGGCTTCCG AACGGTACTCTGAAGATCGTGGACAggaagaaacacattttcaagcTGGCTCAGGGGGAGTACATCGCCCCAGAGAAGATCGAGAACATCTACATCCGCAGCGACCCCGTAGCGCAGGCCTTTGTTCATGGGGACAGTCtgcag GCGTGTCTGGTGGCCATCATCGTGCCGGACAGCGACTTCCTGCCCGGGTGGGCGAAGAAGAAGGGCATCGAGGGGTCGTACAGCGAGCTGTGCAAGAGCAAG GAGCTGAAAAACGCCATCTTGGAAGACATAGTGAGCCTGGGAAAAGCGGGAGGACTGAAGTCCTTTGAGCAG GTGAAGGACATCACCCTGCACCCCGAGATGTTCTCCGTGCAGAACGGCCTTCTCACGCCCACCCTCAAGGCCAAGCGCAACGAGCTCCGCAACTACTTCCGCGAGCAGATCGACGAGCTCTACTCCAGAATCAAGATGTAG
- the primpol gene encoding DNA-directed primase/polymerase protein: MPRRSNWGNRVKNVESLALSFQHCPLANPYKPRLSKPWQPETVWRLFPRQSDALSFAKCSKEDVHVFALEKDHAKTGQRIFLVTSYTELWHYYKTYRHSLMHCYEVIPEGAVCKLYFDLEFHKPSNRGRDGRQMVLSLIQFVCGKLEEVYGVKCSAEYVLNLDSSTEEKFSRHLIFLLPNAAFKDNIHVGHFIHKILQPALDTVRRRRSGGLDSGDMGMTNVTPGTTTDPLLSLDHTQEVGGDLLGTPVPKRPRHGEDDYDFLFVKDKEGLDQLFVDLGVYTKNRNFRLYRSSKAGKNAAFTAAEDNAFVTKPDGRVSAEESIFLSSLVSNVSFTGQKILMSEVPETKEDKQILCPAPHPSSVSSDSVGGYQHSPYKEVDDFVLSLVTRDGVDGGIRRWSLFVCEQLLVYDILRYRWCQNVGRHHKSNNIMILVDLKKEVWYQKCHDPVCRSVNYRSSDHPLPEEVCLSHFMREDEEEEGYEMDEAGTIEPRERSAAALDPTRLLDQEEGPEREDDWQDDHAYLQALEDAERSVLLEDETAATPRCHGDDLPDDLLLQTLAEFETSSDQICASTSMP, encoded by the exons ATGCCAAGGCGCAGCAACTGGGGAAACAGGGTTAAAAATGTGGAGTCACTGGCCCTGTCCTTCCAGCACTGTCCACTGGCAAACCCCTATAAACCGCGGTTATCCAAACCATGGCAACCGGAGACCGTGTGGAGACTCTTCCCCCGACAAAGTGACGCTCTCTCATTTGCCAAGTGCAGTAAGGAG GATGTGCACGTGTTTGCACTAGAGAAGGACCATGCCAAGACGGGTCAAAGAATTTTCCTTGTGACCAGCTACACGGAACTCTGGCATTACTACAA GACATACAGACACTCCCTAATGCACTGCTATGAGGTCATTCCAGAAGGTGCTGTCTGCAAGCTGTACTTTGATTTGGAGTTCCACAAGCCTTCAAACAGGGGCCGGGATGGGAGGCAGATGGTATTATCATTGATTCAG tttgtgtgtggaaaGCTGGAGGAAGTCTACGGTGTGAAGTGTTCAGCTGAGTACGTGCTGAATTTGGACTCCAGCACTGAGGAGAAATTTAGCCGCCATCTCATATTCCTCCTCCCCAATGCCGCCTTCAAGGACAACATTCATGTTG gCCATTTTATCCATAAGATCCTGCAGCCTGCTCTGGACACTgtccggaggaggaggagtggtgGTCTGGATTCAGGTGACATGGGCATGACCAATGTCACCCCAGGAACCACTACTGACCCGCTCTTGTCATTGGACCACACACAAGAAGTGGGCGGGGATCTGCTGGGGACTCCAGTGCCCAAGAGACCAAGGCACGGAGAGGATGACTACGACTTCCTGTTTGTTAAAGACAAAGAAGGCCTTGACCAACTCTTTGTAGACCTTG GCGTGTACACCAAGAACAGAAATTTCCGCCTCTACAGGTCCTCGAAAGCTGGGAAGAACGCTGCGTTCACCGCGGCTGAGGATAACGCGTTCGTCACTAAACCTGATGGACGCGTATCCGCGGAGGAGAGCATATTTCTGTCCTCCTTAGTCAGTAATGTGAG CTTCACAGGCCAGAAGATTCTGATGTCAGAGGTCCCTGAGACAAAGGAGGACAAGCAGATTCTGTGCCCTGCCCCGCACCCCTCCTCGGTCTCGTCAG ACTCTGTCGGAGGGTACCAGCACTCCCCTTACAAAGAGGTAGACGACTTTGTCCTCTCCTTGGTGACCAGAGACGGTGTCGATGGAG GTATACGGCGGTggagcctgtttgtgtgtgagcagctCCTGGTGTACGACATCCTGAGGTACCGATGGTGTCAGAATGTAGGGAGGCACCACAAGAGCAACAACATCAT GATCCTGGTGGATCTGAAAAAGGAGGTTTGGTACCAGAAGTGTCATGACCCCGTCTGCAGAAGTGTGAACTACAGATCCTCAG ATCACCCCCTGCCAGAGGAGGTCTGCCTCAGTCACTTCATGAGAGAG gacgaggaagaggaggggtaTGAGATGGATGAAGCAGGAACTATTGAGCCCAGGGAGAGGTCAGCTGCAGCACTCGACCCCACGCGGCTACTCGACCAGGAGGAGGGGCCTGAGCGCGAGGACGACTGGCAGGATGACCACGCCTACCTGCAGGCCCTGGAGGACGCGGAGAGGAGCGTCTTGCTGGAGGACGAGACCGCCGCTACCCCTCGGTGCCACGGCGATGACCTTCCGGACGACCTCTTGCTCCAAACGCTGGCAGAGTTTGAGACCTCCAGTGACCAGATATGTGCTTCCACCAGTATGCCTTAA
- the casp3a gene encoding caspase-3a isoform X3, which yields MSTAEEKDTAQGDCVDAKPDNSKGDQSDGLFLKLNGSFLKRLQGAHAGSQPVQVDAKPQSHSFRYSLDYPSIGQCIIINNKNFDKSTGMNARNGTDVDAGNMMKAFGKLGYKVKVYNDQTVNQIKQVLHAASRDDHSKSASFVCVLLSHGDEGIFFGTDGFVELKTLTGFFRGDRCTSLVGKPKLFFIQACRGTELDGGVEQDSTADGSTERIPVEADFLYAYSTAPGYYSWRNMATGSWFIQSL from the exons ATGTCAACCGCGGAGGAAAAAGACACTGCACAGGGGGACTGCGTGGATGCCAAGCCGGATAACAGCAAAGG TGACCAGAGTGACGGGTTGTTCCTGAAATTGAATGGCAGTTTCTTGAAAAG GCTTCAGGGGGCCCATGCAGGTTCCCAGCCCGTGCAGGTGGACGCCAAGCCTCAGTCGCACAGTTTCAGGTACAGCCTGGACTACCCCAGCATCGGACAGtgcatcatcatcaacaacaagaACTTCGACAAGTCCACAG GAATGAACGCCCGTAATGGCACGGACGTAGACGCTGGGAACATGATGAAAGCTTTCGGGAAGCTGGGATACAAAGTGAAAGTTTACAATGACCAGACCGTGAACCAGATTAAGCAGGTGTTGCACGCAG cCTCTCGGGACGACCACAGCAAGTCGGCCTcgttcgtgtgtgtgctgctTAGCCACGGGGACGAGGGGATCTTCTTCGGGACAGACGGCTTCGTGGAGCTTAAGACCCTGACCGGCTTCTTCAGGGGGGACCGCTGCACCTCGCTGGTGGGGAAGCCCAAACTCTTCTTCATCCAG GCGTGCCGGGGGACAGAGCTGGATGGGGGTGTCGAGCAGGACAGCACGGCGGATGGGTCTACAGAGAGGATCCCGGTGGAGGCAGACTTCCTGTACGCCTACTCCACCGCTCCAG GGTATTACTCCTGGAGGAACATGGCCACCGGCTCCTGGTTCATCCAGtccctgtaa
- the casp3a gene encoding caspase-3a isoform X1 produces MSTAEEKDTAQGDCVDAKPDNSKGDQSDGLFLKLNGSFLKRLQGAHAGSQPVQVDAKPQSHSFRYSLDYPSIGQCIIINNKNFDKSTGMNARNGTDVDAGNMMKAFGKLGYKVKVYNDQTVNQIKQVLHAASRDDHSKSASFVCVLLSHGDEGIFFGTDGFVELKTLTGFFRGDRCTSLVGKPKLFFIQACRGTELDGGVEQDSTADGSTERIPVEADFLYAYSTAPGYYSWRNTATGSWFIQSLCEMMARYSHELEVMQILTRVNHKVALNFESSSNLPGFDCKKQIPCIVSMLTKEMYFY; encoded by the exons ATGTCAACCGCGGAGGAAAAAGACACTGCACAGGGGGACTGCGTGGATGCCAAGCCGGATAACAGCAAAGG TGACCAGAGTGACGGGTTGTTCCTGAAATTGAATGGCAGTTTCTTGAAAAG GCTTCAGGGGGCCCATGCAGGTTCCCAGCCCGTGCAGGTGGACGCCAAGCCTCAGTCGCACAGTTTCAGGTACAGCCTGGACTACCCCAGCATCGGACAGtgcatcatcatcaacaacaagaACTTCGACAAGTCCACAG GAATGAACGCCCGTAATGGCACGGACGTAGACGCTGGGAACATGATGAAAGCTTTCGGGAAGCTGGGATACAAAGTGAAAGTTTACAATGACCAGACCGTGAACCAGATTAAGCAGGTGTTGCACGCAG cCTCTCGGGACGACCACAGCAAGTCGGCCTcgttcgtgtgtgtgctgctTAGCCACGGGGACGAGGGGATCTTCTTCGGGACAGACGGCTTCGTGGAGCTTAAGACCCTGACCGGCTTCTTCAGGGGGGACCGCTGCACCTCGCTGGTGGGGAAGCCCAAACTCTTCTTCATCCAG GCGTGCCGGGGGACAGAGCTGGATGGGGGTGTCGAGCAGGACAGCACGGCGGATGGGTCTACAGAGAGGATCCCGGTGGAGGCAGACTTCCTGTACGCCTACTCCACCGCTCCAG GGTATTACTCCTGGAGGAACACGGCCACCGGCTCCTGGTTCATCCAGTCCCTGTGCGAGATGATGGCCCGCTACAGCCACGAGCTGGAGGTCATGCAGATCCTGACGCGCGTCAACCACAAGGTGGCGCTGAACTTCGAGTCCAGCTCCAACCTCCCGGGCTTCGACTGCAAGAAGCAGATCCCGTGCATCGTCTCCATGCTGACCAAAGAGATGTACTTCTACTAA
- the casp3a gene encoding caspase-3a isoform X2, translating into MSTAEEKDTAQGDCVDAKPDNSKGLQGAHAGSQPVQVDAKPQSHSFRYSLDYPSIGQCIIINNKNFDKSTGMNARNGTDVDAGNMMKAFGKLGYKVKVYNDQTVNQIKQVLHAASRDDHSKSASFVCVLLSHGDEGIFFGTDGFVELKTLTGFFRGDRCTSLVGKPKLFFIQACRGTELDGGVEQDSTADGSTERIPVEADFLYAYSTAPGYYSWRNTATGSWFIQSLCEMMARYSHELEVMQILTRVNHKVALNFESSSNLPGFDCKKQIPCIVSMLTKEMYFY; encoded by the exons ATGTCAACCGCGGAGGAAAAAGACACTGCACAGGGGGACTGCGTGGATGCCAAGCCGGATAACAGCAAAGG GCTTCAGGGGGCCCATGCAGGTTCCCAGCCCGTGCAGGTGGACGCCAAGCCTCAGTCGCACAGTTTCAGGTACAGCCTGGACTACCCCAGCATCGGACAGtgcatcatcatcaacaacaagaACTTCGACAAGTCCACAG GAATGAACGCCCGTAATGGCACGGACGTAGACGCTGGGAACATGATGAAAGCTTTCGGGAAGCTGGGATACAAAGTGAAAGTTTACAATGACCAGACCGTGAACCAGATTAAGCAGGTGTTGCACGCAG cCTCTCGGGACGACCACAGCAAGTCGGCCTcgttcgtgtgtgtgctgctTAGCCACGGGGACGAGGGGATCTTCTTCGGGACAGACGGCTTCGTGGAGCTTAAGACCCTGACCGGCTTCTTCAGGGGGGACCGCTGCACCTCGCTGGTGGGGAAGCCCAAACTCTTCTTCATCCAG GCGTGCCGGGGGACAGAGCTGGATGGGGGTGTCGAGCAGGACAGCACGGCGGATGGGTCTACAGAGAGGATCCCGGTGGAGGCAGACTTCCTGTACGCCTACTCCACCGCTCCAG GGTATTACTCCTGGAGGAACACGGCCACCGGCTCCTGGTTCATCCAGTCCCTGTGCGAGATGATGGCCCGCTACAGCCACGAGCTGGAGGTCATGCAGATCCTGACGCGCGTCAACCACAAGGTGGCGCTGAACTTCGAGTCCAGCTCCAACCTCCCGGGCTTCGACTGCAAGAAGCAGATCCCGTGCATCGTCTCCATGCTGACCAAAGAGATGTACTTCTACTAA